In the Campylobacter sputorum subsp. sputorum genome, CAAGAAGCTATTTTTTTAATAAAAGCAACCGATATTTTTATAATTTAAGCAAATAGTAGGTGAGAGATGGTGGATTTTACTCCGTTTTTTGTTTCTTTTAAATTAGCTTTTATCACTACTATTGTGCTATTTTTTGTTATGCTTCCACTGGCTTGGAAATTAAGCCAAAGTGAGAGTAAATTTAAGCCTTTTATCGAGAGTATTTGTGCTTTGCCGCTTGTATTACCGCCGACAGTTATAGGATTTTATCTCCTTTTTGCATTTTCAAAAACCTCATATATCGGAGGGTTTTTGGATAAGTATTTGGGGCTTGAACTTGTTTTTAGCTTTGAAGGACTTATTCTTGCAAGTTGTTTGTATTCACTTCCATTTATGTTTCAGCCATTACTTAGTGGATTTGAAAGCTTAAATAAAAACATTATAGAGGCTTCGTATTTATGTGGAAAAAGTAAAACAACTACGCTTTTTAAAGTTGCTTTGCCAAATATCAAACCATCGCTTTTAACGGCACTTGTCGTAACTTTTGCACATACTGTCGGGGAATTTGGGATCGTTTTGATGGTTGGAGGCAGTATAGAAGGAGAGACAAAAGTAGCAAGCATTGCGATTTATGAATTTGCCGAGATTATGGATTTCAAATCAGCTCATATTTATAGCTTTTTGATGCTAGTTATTAGCTTTTTAGTGCTTTTTAGCGTGTATTTATTTAATCAAAAAAATGCTAAGTTTTGATTTAAAAAAGCCCCTTTTGGGTGCGAATGGAAAAATGACATTAGAGATAAAAGGCTCTTTGAATTCAGGCGACTTTTTAGCATTAAGTGGTGAAAGCGGAAGCGGTAAAACCACTTTTTTAAGATCTCTTGCTGGTCTTGAAAAAAGTAGCGGAGTTATAAAAGTTGAAGATGAAATTTGGCAAAATGAGAAAATTTTTTTAGCACCACAAAAAAGAAAAATCGGCTTTGTTTTCCAAGATTATGCTTTGTTTGAAAATTTAAGTGTTGAAAAAAATCTACTTTTTGCAAACAATGATAAAATTTTATGCGAAAAACTTCTTTGTATACTTCATCTTTCAAAACTAAAAGATAGGTATCCAGCTACATTAAGTGGCGGGCAAAAACAACGAGTTGCTCTTGGAAGAGCGATGAT is a window encoding:
- a CDS encoding ATP-binding cassette domain-containing protein; translated protein: MLSFDLKKPLLGANGKMTLEIKGSLNSGDFLALSGESGSGKTTFLRSLAGLEKSSGVIKVEDEIWQNEKIFLAPQKRKIGFVFQDYALFENLSVEKNLLFANNDKILCEKLLCILHLSKLKDRYPATLSGGQKQRVALGRAMMRRPKILLLDEPLSALDPNLRSNLQDEIAKIHSTFEMITILVSHDPDEIYKLANLLFVIKNGVIEKRGNPKEILLKTSGSQKFAFKGRVLNIEKIDTIFVVTLSVGQQITQVALAFIKDIKIGDNVMISTKAFNLNLVKI
- the modB gene encoding molybdate ABC transporter permease subunit; this encodes MVDFTPFFVSFKLAFITTIVLFFVMLPLAWKLSQSESKFKPFIESICALPLVLPPTVIGFYLLFAFSKTSYIGGFLDKYLGLELVFSFEGLILASCLYSLPFMFQPLLSGFESLNKNIIEASYLCGKSKTTTLFKVALPNIKPSLLTALVVTFAHTVGEFGIVLMVGGSIEGETKVASIAIYEFAEIMDFKSAHIYSFLMLVISFLVLFSVYLFNQKNAKF